The following coding sequences lie in one Nycticebus coucang isolate mNycCou1 chromosome 18, mNycCou1.pri, whole genome shotgun sequence genomic window:
- the MRPS23 gene encoding 28S ribosomal protein S23, mitochondrial isoform X2, translating into MAGSRLETVGSVFSRTRDLIRAGVLKEKPLWYDVYNAFPPLREPVFRKPRLRYGKTKAPIQDIWYHEDRIRAKFYSAYGSGQKAFDLFNPNFKSTCQRFVEKYTELQKLGETDEEKLFVETGKALLAEGVILRRIGEARTEGSHVSWKPEHTNVTPQTALEGNQPQKEVPQDQHLEAPEEQSKGLSQP; encoded by the exons ATGGCTGGCAGCCGCCTGGAAACCGTGGGGAGCGTCTTCTCGCG GACGCGGGACCTGATCCGGGCTGGAGTGCTGAAGGAGAAGCCCCTCTGGTACGATGTGTATAACGCCTTTCCCCCGCTGAGGGAGCCTGTCTTCCGAAAGCCCCGCTTGCGTTATGGTAAAACCAAAGCTCCCATCCAGGACATCTGGTACCACGAGGATCGGATCAGAGC GAAATTTTATTCAGCCTATGGATCTGGtcaaaaagcttttgatttgtTCAATCCAAACTTCAAGTCTACCTGTCAACG GTTTGTGGAGAAATACACTGAGCTACAGAAACTTGGAGAAACAGACGAAGAGAAGTTATTTGTGGAAACAGGGAAGGCTTTATTGGCAGAAGGTGTCATTTTAAGACGAATAGGAGAAGCAAGGACT GAAGGCAGTCATGTTTCCTGGAAGCCTGAACACACGAATGTCACGCCCCAAACTGCATTGGAAGGAAACCAGCCTCAGAAAGAAGTCCCACAGGACCAGCACTTGGAGGCACCCGAAGAGCAGTCAAAAGGCCTCTCGCAGCCCTGA
- the MRPS23 gene encoding 28S ribosomal protein S23, mitochondrial isoform X1, translating to MAGSRLETVGSVFSRTRDLIRAGVLKEKPLWYDVYNAFPPLREPVFRKPRLRYGKTKAPIQDIWYHEDRIRAKFYSAYGSGQKAFDLFNPNFKSTCQRFVEKYTELQKLGETDEEKLFVETGKALLAEGVILRRIGEARTQQEGSHVSWKPEHTNVTPQTALEGNQPQKEVPQDQHLEAPEEQSKGLSQP from the exons ATGGCTGGCAGCCGCCTGGAAACCGTGGGGAGCGTCTTCTCGCG GACGCGGGACCTGATCCGGGCTGGAGTGCTGAAGGAGAAGCCCCTCTGGTACGATGTGTATAACGCCTTTCCCCCGCTGAGGGAGCCTGTCTTCCGAAAGCCCCGCTTGCGTTATGGTAAAACCAAAGCTCCCATCCAGGACATCTGGTACCACGAGGATCGGATCAGAGC GAAATTTTATTCAGCCTATGGATCTGGtcaaaaagcttttgatttgtTCAATCCAAACTTCAAGTCTACCTGTCAACG GTTTGTGGAGAAATACACTGAGCTACAGAAACTTGGAGAAACAGACGAAGAGAAGTTATTTGTGGAAACAGGGAAGGCTTTATTGGCAGAAGGTGTCATTTTAAGACGAATAGGAGAAGCAAGGACT CAACAGGAAGGCAGTCATGTTTCCTGGAAGCCTGAACACACGAATGTCACGCCCCAAACTGCATTGGAAGGAAACCAGCCTCAGAAAGAAGTCCCACAGGACCAGCACTTGGAGGCACCCGAAGAGCAGTCAAAAGGCCTCTCGCAGCCCTGA